A region from the Polyangiaceae bacterium genome encodes:
- a CDS encoding GatB/YqeY domain-containing protein, producing MLVDTIKKRIMAAMKAKNDLEKEVLRVALGDIQTEEARGTEITDAYCEKVLKKLVKSNRETLDNVTDAAQRATLEQEIVILESLLPKTLSPEEIAAQLAPVHEQIRAAGNDGQATGVAMKHLKGAGIAADGKDVAAAVKSLRS from the coding sequence GTGCTCGTCGATACCATCAAGAAACGCATCATGGCCGCCATGAAGGCAAAGAACGATCTCGAGAAGGAGGTCCTGCGCGTCGCCCTGGGGGACATCCAGACGGAAGAAGCGCGCGGCACCGAGATCACCGACGCCTACTGCGAGAAGGTCCTGAAGAAGCTGGTCAAGAGCAACCGCGAGACGCTGGACAACGTGACGGACGCGGCCCAGCGCGCGACGCTGGAGCAGGAGATCGTGATCCTCGAGTCTCTGTTGCCGAAGACGCTGTCGCCCGAGGAGATCGCGGCGCAGCTCGCGCCCGTGCACGAGCAGATCCGTGCGGCGGGCAACGACGGGCAAGCTACCGGCGTGGCCATGAAGCACCTGAAGGGTGCCGGCATCGCGGCGGATGGCAAGGACGTGGCCGCCGCGGTCAAGAGCTTGCGCAGTTAA